TAATTCCGGATTGCAGGTGGGAAATTTAGAAAAAAAGATTAAAGATATATATCTTTGTATTGATGTTGATGAAGGGCTTGTAGAGAGTCTCCCTGAAGGCTCACTCATTATTACACACCATCCACTCATTTTTGGAAAACTTACTTCACTCGAGTATTCAAGCTATCCAGCAAAGCTTCTTGTAAAGATGATAAAAAAGGATATCGCCCATATTGCAATGCATACAAACTTTGACAAAACCCATCTCAATAGCTATGTAGCACAAAAAGTCTTAGGAGTAGAGCCAGAGTGTGAAGATTTTATCTGCTATTTTGACAAAGAATGCACATTTGATGATGCTCTTAAGTGGGTGAGCAAGAAGTTTCATCTCACATGTCCACGATATGTACAAGCAAGTGAACGCGTTTCGCGCATAGCTCTGACAACTGGAAGTGGAGGATCTCTTATCGATTTTGTCAAAGCAGATCTCTTTTTAACTGGAGATCTTAAATACCATGATGCAATGAAAGCGCAGGAAATTGGATTGAGTGTCATTGATATAGGTCACTTTGAGAGTGAGTGCTATTTTGGGGAAGCTTTGCAAGAGCAATTGAAAAAGAGAGCAATTAAAGCTATAATTGCGTCAATAAAAAAACCCTTAAAGGTCTGGAATGAAACAATATATTAGCCAGCTTGTAGAACTTGCTAAAATTGATAAAAAAATAGATGATTTTGGCCCAAAAATCGAAAACATAGAGCAAAAACTCAAAAAAGCTGCGCAAGAGAAAAGAAGCATTGAGCAGATGATCGAGCAGCTTAAAAACGAAATTCAAGAGTGTGAACTCAAAAAGAGTAAAAATGAGCTGCATCTCAAAGAGCTCAGCGAAAAATTGGCTGATATAGAAAAGAAGAGTGCGCAGGTTAAAACAGAAAAAGAGCTTAAAGCTTTGCAGCTTGAAGAGGATATCGCAAAAGAGCAGATAAATTTTGCAAATGAAGAGATTGCAAGACTTGAAAATATTTGCGAAACAAAACAGGATGAGATTAAAAGTTTTGAAGAACGATTACAAGAGAGT
The Nitratiruptor tergarcus DSM 16512 genome window above contains:
- a CDS encoding Nif3-like dinuclear metal center hexameric protein — translated: MKLKDILKILDEISPFELQEKWDNSGLQVGNLEKKIKDIYLCIDVDEGLVESLPEGSLIITHHPLIFGKLTSLEYSSYPAKLLVKMIKKDIAHIAMHTNFDKTHLNSYVAQKVLGVEPECEDFICYFDKECTFDDALKWVSKKFHLTCPRYVQASERVSRIALTTGSGGSLIDFVKADLFLTGDLKYHDAMKAQEIGLSVIDIGHFESECYFGEALQEQLKKRAIKAIIASIKKPLKVWNETIY
- a CDS encoding zinc ribbon domain-containing protein, with amino-acid sequence MKQYISQLVELAKIDKKIDDFGPKIENIEQKLKKAAQEKRSIEQMIEQLKNEIQECELKKSKNELHLKELSEKLADIEKKSAQVKTEKELKALQLEEDIAKEQINFANEEIARLENICETKQDEIKSFEERLQESEEQYKKIEDEVKQELQELENEREKLFQMKSELIAKIPKQILVFYEKIRRWAGNTAVVPVKKQACMGCFMKINDKTYASVIKGEEITTCPHCGRILYLEEENE